One Brassica napus cultivar Da-Ae chromosome C2, Da-Ae, whole genome shotgun sequence DNA window includes the following coding sequences:
- the LOC125581426 gene encoding N-alpha-acetyltransferase 50-like isoform X2 — protein MRVYIMTLGVLAPYRGIGIGSKLLLNHVLDMCSKQNVSEIYLHVQTNNEDAINFYKKFGFDITDTIPDYYINIEPRDVYVVTKSFAQI, from the exons ATGCGAGTTTATATAATGACACTTGGTGTTCTTGCACCATACCGCGGCATTGGCATTG GCTCAAAGCTGTTGTTGAATCATGTTCTTGACATGTGCTCCAAGCAAAACGTGTCTGAGATATACTTGCATGTTCAGACGAACAACGAAGATGCGATCAACTTCTACAAGAAGTTTGGGTTTGACATCACAGATACCATTCCAGACTATTACATCAACATCGAGCCTAGAGACGTCTATGTTGTCACCAAGTCCTTTGCTCAAATCTGA
- the LOC106387067 gene encoding F-box/kelch-repeat protein At4g39560-like — translation MDESMKRRRVCSERRNEKSKEVSLSSGLLSLPDEVALNCLAHVSRLDLAALAVASKCHRSLVVSPQLWDLRRFKGSTEPSLYVCLHILPEPNPRWFILNPMQRRLKPIRSNRYEEAQSLSSFVVIDWGIFIIGGIRNGEPTSDVFFLDCFEHSWNRLQSMYVPRASATACLIGKKIYVFGGCGDEADSFNWVEVFDLETQTWEVLFVFTPKMPLNIEHSVVIDKELVYAVDDEGQDFSFSPSKRLFWTSGMTDSKPGHRSDWCVIGKLLFCRGTRGRILWCDPEDGFDWKEVKGLEDFQDSFCGSVQPWGLGKTKVQYDINKLCTDPAGNIVIFWNNPDSLELWSAVISLESCNGGLEIKGKIEWSGAVFKLDPLSKSSYSVNVLYSAYVNA, via the coding sequence ATGGATGAATcaatgaaaagaagaagagtttgTTCTGAACGTAGGAATGAGAAGAGTAAGGAGGTGTCGCTGTCGTCTGGGTTATTGTCGTTGCCTGACGAGGTGGCTCTGAACTGCCTGGCTCATGTCTCGAGATTAGACCTGGCGGCCTTAGCCGTAGCCTCCAAGTGTCACCGGTCTCTTGTCGTTTCCCCTCAGCTTTGGGACCTGAGACGTTTTAAGGGTTCCACTGAGCCATCTCTCTATGTATGCTTGCACATCCTTCCTGAACCAAACCCACGTTGGTTCATCCTTAACCCCATGCAACGTCGGTTGAAACCCATTCGGTCGAACCGCTATGAGGAGGCTCAGTCGTTATCCTCCTTCGTGGTGATTGATTGGGGAATCTTTATAATCGGTGGAATCAGAAACGGCGAACCCACTTCTGATGTGTTTTTCCTTGACTGTTTCGAGCACTCATGGAACCGTCTCCAATCTATGTACGTGCCTCGTGCTTCCGCAACGGCATGCCTGATAGGCAAGAAGATATACGTGTTTGGAGGGTGTGGAGATGAAGCTGATTCTTTTAACTGGGTAGAGGTATTCGATCTCGAGACCCAAACTTGGGAGGTGTTGTTTGTGTTTACCCCCAAGATGCCCCTCAATATTGAACATAGTGTGGTGATAGATAAGGAACTGGTTTACGCTGTGGATGATGAGGGTCAAGATTTCTCCTTCTCACCAAGTAAACGTTTATTTTGGACAAGCGGGATGACAGATTCTAAGCCGGGACACAGAAGTGATTGGTGTGTCATTGGTAAACTATTGTTCTGTCGTGGTACTCGCGGTAGAATACTATGGTGTGATCCAGAGGatgggtttgattggaaggaagTCAAGGGGTTGGAAGACTTCCAAGACTCTTTTTGTGGTTCGGTACAACCGTGGGGGTTGGGGAAGACCAAGGTCCAGTATGATATCAACAAACTCTGCACCGACCCCGCTGGGAACATTGTCATATTTTGGAACAATCCTGATAGTTTGGAACTTTGGTCTGCTGTTATTTCCTTGGAGTCATGCAATGGGGGACTCGAGATTAAGGGAAAGATTGAATGGTCCGGTGCTGTCTTCAAACTTGATCCTCTCTCAAAGTCGTCATATAGCGTTAATGTCTTATATTCTGCTTATGTCAATGCCTGA
- the LOC125581426 gene encoding pre-mRNA-splicing factor SLU7-like isoform X1: protein MTFFFFFAADRSGDEKDREEKWRWYDRGAKIHHAKKFRNGACANCGAMTHDAKSCFERARKVGAKFTGKHIAADEKIESIELDYAGKRDRWNGYDTSQYCQVQEKRFQDRKMARVDYLIKQSPEDESGNGEDVPNTSSAVSYEPALPKSRWEEDVLVNNHTTVWGSYWVDHQWGYRCCLQTEKESFCTA, encoded by the exons atgacttttttttttttttttgcagcggATCGTAGTGGTGACGAGAAAGATCGCGAGGAGAAGTGGAGGTGGTACGACCGCGGAGCGAAGATCCACCACGCAAAAAAGTTTAGAAACGGAGCTTGTGCAAA CTGTGGTGCAATGACACACGACGCTAAATCTTGCTTTGAAAGAGCACGGAAAGTTGGAGCTAAATTCACAGGGAAACACATCGCTGCTGATGAGAAGATCGAGAGTATTGAGCTTGATTATGCTGGCAAAAGGGACCGCTGGAATGGTTATGACACATCACAGTACTGCCAAGTCCAAGAGAAGAGGTTTCAAGATAGAAAAATGGCGAGGGTGGACTATCTGATCAAACAGAGTCCAGAGGATGAGAGCGGTAATGGTGAAGATGTTCCAAACACCTCCTCTGCAGTTAGCTATGAGCCAGCGTTACCTAAAAGCCGGTGGGAGGAAGACGTACTTGTTAACAATCACACTACTGTTTGGGGATCTTATTGGGTTGATCACCAATGGGGTTACAGATGCTGCTTGCAGACGGAGAAGGAGAGTTTCTGTACAGCTTAG